The genomic stretch CTGAGCTATGGATGATGTTATGCAAATTCCAAAGTTCATTTCCTAGGCCCACTAGCACCAATGACCAGATTTCGCCGGGAAAATTGCTAGATATAATACTCAAATCGTTAAAAGATCTAATCGAATGCATCTGAATGACATCTGGCTCCAGATAACGAGCCATTTGAAGCACCTTATTTGGATCGACTTCCGTGGTGACCATGACCTTTTTACCATTAGTTATGGACATGAGATCTTTCGCCGTCATTAAGCTCAAAGCGTGCCGTGATGCTGAATTAACAATGAAACCTAGATAATCCGCTCCTGATGCAGCATTAATATCGGCTTCCCTCATCAAGCCACATATCTTTACTTTAGTCATCTTTTCACCGCCAGATGGCGAAGAAACTCACTAGGATCTGACGAGGCGCAGAGAGCAGTTCCGATAAGTACCCCATTAGCACCAGTATTGCGTAATTCTCTTATCTGAGCAGAACTACTAATTCCACTCATCACTATAAGCGGAAGATCGCATTTATCGCGAAATTCGAATAAAATCTGCACGCCTTTGGAATAATCTAATTTCATGGAGGAAAGATCACGTTGATTGATGCCAATCATATCCGCATCTCTAGTTATCGCGCTGCGCATCTCGTCCCGATTCGCGACTTCTAACAAAACTTCCAGTCCTAATCTGTGAGCCTCGTCTATAAGGTAATCGATGTCTACTGCCATAGAATTCAAACGCTCAATCACCAAGACAGCGTCAGCGCCCAAAAGAGCACCAGCTTTTATTTGAGTCTCAGAAACAATAATGTCCTTCATCAAGCATGGAATGCCAGATTGAGTCGCTATGGTCAACGTTTTAATTCTTCCTCCAAAATACTTTGGTTCAGTCAGTACAGATAGAGCAGCTGCGCCACCTTTTTTATATGCCTCAATTAAGTCATATGATGACCTATCAGTGATTCTTCCATCGGATGGAGAAGCGTGCTTGACCTCTGCAATGATAGGAAACATATGATATTCTTCAATGGCCTTTTTCAAGGAGCGTTTTTTACTCATCTTTCGCGGTGACGAAACATTATAATATCCTTCCTTAACCAACGATGATGCGTTCGCAGATAAAATCTCAAAAACATCGATCATTTAACTTACCTTCTTTGTATTTTCTAGTCAGAGAGACAAAAATCTCCATTTTTTTTGCCGCTCGGCCTGTCAAAATTGACCTTTCAGCGAGGCGAAGACCCTGCTCAACATCCTGAGCTATCCCAAAAGCCATCAGAGCGCATGCCGCATTAAGTAGTACAATTTCCTTCGCCTCATTAGGTTCCCCTTTATGGAGGATGTTGCGAATTAATATGGCAGAATTTAATGGAGAACGGTCGCAAATTGCTTCTTTATTTCCCTCACATAATCCCAATTCTCTCGGGTAAATTGTAAATCTTTCCCTATTGCC from Methanomassiliicoccales archaeon encodes the following:
- a CDS encoding indole-3-glycerol-phosphate synthase: MSKKRSLKKAIEEYHMFPIIAEVKHASPSDGRITDRSSYDLIEAYKKGGAAALSVLTEPKYFGGRIKTLTIATQSGIPCLMKDIIVSETQIKAGALLGADAVLVIERLNSMAVDIDYLIDEAHRLGLEVLLEVANRDEMRSAITRDADMIGINQRDLSSMKLDYSKGVQILFEFRDKCDLPLIVMSGISSSAQIRELRNTGANGVLIGTALCASSDPSEFLRHLAVKR
- a CDS encoding phosphoribosylanthranilate isomerase, which encodes MTKVKICGLMREADINAASGADYLGFIVNSASRHALSLMTAKDLMSITNGKKVMVTTEVDPNKVLQMARYLEPDVIQMHSIRSFNDLSIISSNFPGEIWSLVLVGLGNELWNLHNIIHSSDAVVLDTYGPLPGGNGRTHNWAVSRCLRDAVFPFPIILAGGLNINNVEDALRLVRPYCVDTSSGVERKGQKDPELVKKFIEKVRSVD